One Henriciella litoralis genomic window carries:
- a CDS encoding malate dehydrogenase: MKKPVKVAVTGAAGQIGYALLFRIAAGDMLGPDQPVDLHLLEITPALGALNGVVMELNDCAFPLLNNIVATDDPNVAFKDADFCLLVGAMPRKQGMERKDLLSANGSIFGPQGKAINDHASRDVKVLVVGNPANTNALIAQQAAPDLDPNCFTAMVRLDHNRAMSQLAEKTGTHNTDIKKMTIWGNHSATQYPDLHHATVKGEAALSKVDMDWYDGTFIPEVQQRGAAIIKARGASSAASAASAAIDHMRSWALGTEDGDWVSMGIPADGSYGIEPGVIYGYPVTCKDGKYTIVQGLEINEFSRAKMDATEKELREEREAVKDLLGS; the protein is encoded by the coding sequence ATGAAAAAGCCAGTCAAAGTTGCCGTTACCGGAGCCGCCGGTCAGATCGGATATGCACTTCTGTTCCGTATCGCCGCCGGCGACATGCTTGGGCCGGACCAGCCGGTCGATCTTCACCTGCTGGAAATCACCCCGGCGCTCGGCGCACTGAACGGCGTGGTAATGGAGCTGAATGACTGCGCCTTCCCGCTGCTGAACAATATCGTCGCCACCGATGACCCGAATGTCGCGTTCAAGGATGCCGACTTCTGCCTGCTCGTCGGCGCCATGCCACGCAAGCAAGGCATGGAGCGCAAGGACCTTCTATCGGCCAATGGCTCGATCTTTGGCCCACAAGGCAAGGCGATCAACGATCACGCCTCGCGCGATGTGAAAGTTCTCGTGGTTGGCAACCCGGCCAACACGAACGCACTGATCGCTCAGCAGGCCGCACCGGACCTCGACCCGAATTGCTTCACCGCGATGGTCCGTCTCGACCATAACCGCGCGATGAGCCAGCTGGCTGAGAAGACCGGCACGCACAATACCGACATCAAGAAGATGACGATCTGGGGCAACCACTCGGCAACCCAATATCCAGACCTGCATCACGCGACGGTCAAAGGCGAGGCTGCGCTCTCCAAGGTCGACATGGACTGGTATGACGGCACCTTCATTCCTGAAGTGCAGCAGCGCGGCGCAGCGATCATCAAGGCACGTGGCGCGTCGTCTGCGGCATCCGCCGCTTCGGCTGCGATCGACCATATGCGCAGCTGGGCGCTCGGCACTGAAGATGGTGACTGGGTCTCCATGGGCATTCCGGCCGACGGCTCCTACGGCATCGAGCCGGGCGTCATCTACGGTTATCCGGTGACCTGTAAGGACGGCAAATACACCATCGTCCAGGGCCTCGAGATCAATGAGTTCTCGCGCGCCAAGATGGATGCCACCGAGAAAGAACTGCGCGAAGAGCGCGAAGCGGTAAAGGATCTGCTGGGCTCGTAA
- the aroC gene encoding chorismate synthase: MSHNSFGHLFRVTTWGESHGKALGCVVDGCPPGLALDEAFVQDFLDKRKPGTSRFVTQRKEPDQVKILSGVFEDDRTAQQYGGQVTTGTPISMMIENVDQRSKDYSEIRDRYRPGHADYAYDQKYGVRDYRGGGRSSARETAARVAAGAVARRVIGDGITIRGAVVQIGPHAIDRDAWDWAETGNNPFWCPDAKAAKQWEDFLDETRKAGSSTGAIVEIHASGVPAGWGAPIYGKLDGELATAMMSINAAKGVEIGAGFAAAAFSGEQNADEMRMGNDGVRFLSNNNGGVAGGISTGQDVVVRVAIKPTSSILSVTQSVTRDGDEVDVRTKGRHDPCVGIRAVPVAEAMMACVLADAKLRHRGQMG; encoded by the coding sequence ATGTCGCACAATAGCTTCGGCCACCTCTTCCGCGTGACAACCTGGGGCGAAAGCCACGGGAAAGCGCTTGGCTGTGTGGTCGACGGCTGCCCGCCGGGATTGGCGCTGGATGAAGCGTTCGTGCAGGATTTCCTCGACAAGCGGAAGCCCGGCACGAGCCGTTTCGTCACCCAGCGCAAGGAGCCGGACCAGGTCAAAATCCTGTCCGGCGTCTTCGAGGATGACCGCACGGCCCAGCAGTATGGGGGTCAGGTCACAACAGGTACGCCAATCTCGATGATGATCGAGAATGTCGACCAGCGCTCGAAGGATTATTCTGAAATCCGCGACCGCTATAGGCCCGGCCATGCCGACTATGCCTATGACCAGAAATATGGCGTGCGCGACTATCGCGGCGGCGGGCGCTCTTCAGCCCGCGAGACCGCCGCGAGGGTTGCCGCAGGCGCTGTCGCGCGGCGCGTGATTGGCGATGGCATCACCATTCGCGGCGCCGTTGTGCAAATCGGGCCGCATGCGATTGACCGCGATGCGTGGGACTGGGCCGAGACGGGCAACAATCCGTTCTGGTGCCCTGATGCCAAGGCCGCCAAACAGTGGGAAGACTTCCTGGACGAGACGAGAAAGGCCGGGTCCAGCACGGGCGCCATCGTTGAAATTCACGCCTCTGGCGTGCCTGCCGGATGGGGCGCGCCGATCTATGGCAAGCTCGACGGCGAGCTTGCCACTGCGATGATGAGCATCAATGCCGCCAAAGGCGTCGAGATCGGTGCAGGCTTCGCCGCCGCCGCCTTCTCCGGCGAGCAGAACGCCGACGAGATGCGCATGGGCAATGATGGCGTGCGCTTCCTGTCGAACAATAATGGCGGCGTTGCAGGCGGTATCTCGACCGGTCAGGACGTGGTCGTGCGGGTCGCGATCAAACCGACTTCATCGATCCTGTCCGTGACCCAATCTGTGACGCGCGACGGCGACGAGGTGGATGTGCGCACTAAGGGCCGCCACGATCCCTGCGTTGGCATAAGGGCTGTTCCCGTTGCTGAAGCGATGATGGCCTGCGTGCTGGCAGACGCGAAACTGCGCCATCGCGGGCAGATGGGCTAG
- a CDS encoding GNAT family N-acetyltransferase, translated as MPPVSVQDFTSADGPAFKALNLAWIESLFSVEPSDLAQLDDPQTNIIDKGGRVLIAHIDGEPVGTVGLIAGATPGSLELVKMSARSDLRGQGIGKALLAAAIAAAKEMNAKQIWLESNSKLVEALGIYRAHGFQELACGEYHQTPYSRCDVQMVLTL; from the coding sequence ATGCCGCCAGTTTCCGTTCAGGACTTCACATCAGCTGATGGGCCCGCTTTCAAAGCGCTGAATTTGGCCTGGATTGAGTCATTGTTCTCTGTCGAGCCATCTGATCTGGCCCAGCTTGATGATCCTCAGACAAATATCATCGACAAAGGCGGTCGCGTCCTGATCGCTCATATTGACGGCGAGCCGGTCGGCACGGTTGGGCTTATCGCAGGGGCGACGCCAGGTTCGCTCGAACTGGTCAAGATGAGCGCGCGAAGCGACCTCAGGGGCCAGGGCATCGGCAAGGCATTGTTGGCGGCGGCCATTGCTGCCGCAAAAGAGATGAACGCCAAACAGATCTGGCTGGAATCGAATTCGAAACTGGTCGAAGCGCTTGGGATTTATCGTGCGCACGGGTTCCAGGAACTTGCCTGCGGAGAGTACCACCAAACGCCGTATAGCCGGTGCGACGTCCAGATGGTGCTGACGCTTTGA